The sequence atttatgattttttttgttttgttttaacagcAACTATAATTCATATCTTAAagactgagaaatacacacattttttttacagtcataATTGTTAAATATTTGAATACAGTGGTTTGCTGCTAATCtgattctattccattctattacATGGACCCTGTTTTTATGAGTTGCAGTTCTAGTtactgtgattttctttttcattgAGTTAAACACATATGATGGATAAATCTTTGCTGTTTATTTGAAACCCTGGATTGTAATTTAAGTGACAATTCCAAAAGCAGAacttcatattaacccataaagacccagtagtacttttatgccagttcccaaatgatttttttctctctatttaacctttcttaagtgatttatcaccatttattataatattatctactgtgtttggcattttttccagtgaaaatcaggtattttcctatatttaattcattgattgtgtagatgttcataaaaactcagattaaagttcagggttattatatcagaaacagaaaactgaagaaaaagcgaatttttcaacaaaatctatcattaattgaacataaacccagtgtctccatccactgtcatcgatccaactctatgggttttactggtgaatcaatgttgtagaagatgacagtgtttccatggtaactacagagcctctgaacatccaaatgggtcatatctgatgaccatgaaaagatgataaactgtattttacaccaattatttatatgtattgataggattagtggatcaacaggtgttaaatagTTTATACCAGTAGATGCTATaggtctccagtggctgtttgggtctttatgggttaataaagaaaATTTTCTGTGTTATTTGTTAATTAATTATCCTGTACTTCCACATTATACttaaaaacacacttaaaatgAGTATTTCATGGtggttaaagacaaaaacaactttCCTCCTCTCACTTGCGGTGCCACACTGGTATGGAGGTTTGTCTGGGAGCCACTCCGTCACTGCAGGGCATGAAATGAGTGCTGGTCTCCAGACATTTAGGCGTGACCTTCAGACACACAAAGCAGAACTCCACCTGACAGCGCGGACATGTGATGTTCTTGCAGCCGGTTTTGTCGTGCTCGACCGTCTGACCACATGTCGGACAGGCTCGGATGGAGGGAACCGCACCGACCCCCCGCACCTGAGGGAGGTCCGTCATCTGGCAGGTCCGAAGAAGCTGCAGGTCCTGGTTGTTGCAGCCATGGTTATCGCAACGGTCAGAGCGCGGACCAGGACCTTTCCACTTCCTACGACACTGCCAGCAGAAGTCATAGATCTTCTTCTGTTCGGATGTACAGATGGTGCAGCGGACACACAGGTTGGACAGATCCTTCCGCTCCACACTGGTTTTACACTGAGGACACTGACGGAAAAACAATGgtgtgagatggatggatggatggatggatggacggacggacggacggatggacagacagacagacagacagacagacagacagacagacagacagacagacagacagacagacagacagacagacagacagatagatagatagatagactatacacaatacataataaattagaggtATAAAAAGATCCGATAACAACAGTAATGTGCTACAATAGGACTGTAATTAGTAATGATTAGTATAATGTAATTAGTATACCTGGGTTAGTTTTAAGacttaatgataataataataagaatataatttaaaaaataatcatcatcgtcatcgtcatcgtcatcatcatcatcatcattatcatcatcatcatcatcatcatcatcatcaaataatggactggattttctcttcatcatcatcttcatcttcttcatcaaataatggactggatttcttcttcttcttcatcatcatcatcatcatcatcttcatcatcatcatcgtcgtcgtcatcatcgtcatcgtcgtcatcatcatcatcatcatcatcatcatcatcatcatcatcatcaaataatggactggattttctcttcatcatcatcatcatcatcatcatcatcatcatcatcatcatcatcaaataatggactggattttctcttcatcatcatcttcatcttcttcatcaaataatggactggatttcttcttcttctttttcatcatcatcatcatcattgccgtcatcatcatcatcgtcatcatcatcatcatcatcatcatcatcgtcgtcatcgtcgtcatcatcgtcatcatcatcatcatcatcaaacaaTGGCCTGGATtttctcttcttcatcatcatcatcttcttcatcaattAATGGACtggatttcttcttcttcttcatcatcatcatcatcatcatcatcatcatcttcatcatcgtcgtcgtcatcatcgtcatcgtcgtcatcatcatcatcatcatcatcatcatcatcatcatcatcatcatcattatgatCAAATCTAATAATAATTGGATTTCTTCAGTGCTTTTCCCGGTACCcagagtgctttacattattgttctattattcattcactcacccactggtggtgttaaactacatttATAACTACAGCTGTCCTGGGTAGACTGACAGAAGAGTGATTGCCAAACAGTCCCTCCAAcccccaccaaacattcacacaccagtgtacGTGGTGTATGACTGCAcaggactaggacagagcaggatttaaaCCGCCAACCCtccggttattggatgacccgctctacctcctgtaCCACAGAACCGCTTAACCTCAAAGTCTGTCCAAAAAACCGACAGAAACACTTACCgtctgaatttcacagtattctgCAGCAGCCAGACGGGCGATGTTCTCCTCAAAGTACTGCATTTCCTCCACAGACAGATCAGCCAACCTGCGCACCTCCTGGTATGACCATGGGCTATTACACAGCCTTATAGTGGGGTGTTCCTCCACCACTGCAGGGCATTTGAATTTGTAATTACCCTTAAAAACAAAAGAATATGTTAGTCACAGTGCATGAATACACCGTGATTTACTGtaaagcagaggtctcaaacatggggcccgggggccaaatctggcccaccaaagggtccagtctgacccaagggatgaatttatgagatgcaaaaattacactgaagatattaatcatttcagttcaggttccacaaacagaccaattaaatctcaagtgggtcggatcagtcaaatactatcctAATGTAACACACAATTATATGCTCATTTGTTTTGAGACGTTTGTCCCTTGGAGCTTGTGGTTGAGCTGCCATAAAGTATGTTGGTGTTGTgaaagaaaaaggagagaaaaaagtaaaacagtaaaacaggactCACGTTGAAGTTATACTCTGTGTCGATTGTGTTTTATTTCACAACCACGTATATCCAGTGGACCTTCAGCACTCAGTTACAatcataacttataaatactcacaactccacatttttctctttgtgaatgtcaacattttcatgtcattttactgtatttacactaaaacaaactatcattttgcaaaaacatgaatagcctgaacaaatgtgaatattttgaaatgtctgaagtgcaagtttaccaatattctacctgttattaaatgttttgtgtatttgtagatccactgtgatctgtaagttgtaatttgcttgagtaaatgataaactgaaacataatattgtaaaaattgtacttagttttcttaagaaatttcagtttgttcgtgttattcccattgttttaaaggacagttggtagatgtaaacattttcatcgcaaggaccaacacaaaaggcaaatgcatatctgtaattggagtgaaattatggaataaccttgataaaaaattaaaaacatgcacatcagtcactacatttaaaaggatgtttaaaactaaggtattatTCGGCTTAATGCGCggctaaaatgaactaaaatgagtttgacacccctgatataaagtgGTGATTCCCAGCAGGAGAACATGGACCTCACATGGTACCTGCAGTTGATATGACTCAGTTTATTGCAGGTTGCATGAAAACTAGTTGAAATATTCAACTATGACTATTGGATGCATAGTGTAATGagtaaataaagtcttatcttatcttatcttatcttatcttatcttatcttatcttatcttatcttatcttatcttatcttatcttaccttatcttatcttatcttatcttatcttatcttatcttatcttatcttatcttatcttatcttatcttaccttatcttatcttaagtaaTACAAAAGTGTGCAAAATGTGTCTAATTAAGCTAACAGATTATTCTTAgttaacataaataataaaaccatGTGCTAAATATAATGTAAGTTTCATATAATAAGTTAAATtatggcataatattgttaaaattgcactaatttttctcaaTATATTTCAAGTTGTTTAAGTTATTGAAATTTTCTAAAAGATaggttgtagatgtgaacattttcctcatgtaattttacatttttcactcaaaaacatagaccacattttggagttgtcattatttataggttatcatgatagtatttattttactggtgtgactgacttgagatcagattgggctgaatgtgattcttgaacttaaatgattttgacacatttgattgttaatatcttcagtataatttttgcatttcacagtttcatcccaggggtcaagattggacactttggtgggctggttttggcctgtgggctgcatgtttgacacccttggcttAAGTTGCTTTCAGAGTTACAGTATGTATTAAATTGGCCAGTAGAGGGCAGAAAAAAACACCAAGATTAAGactgaaagcaaaagtacaaggcAGCAATTTTCCACCCCATCTCTCTGGTTCCTAATTTAACCTTCTGATTTCTGTCGTTAGTTACTTCAAAACTTTCCATATTCATACCTGATTCAGTTGGTGGCGACACACGTCTGTTAGCACATCAGGGGTGACGGCGTGACCACAGGACATCTGAGCTTTGAGGGAGCTGTCGTTGTCGTCTGAGGCTGAATTCACAACAGGAAGTCAATCAGAAACACTGTTACTGTCATATCTGATACTGCTCTGATCCATTATTCACCTCATAACTGTTAATGATGCACTATCACTGCT comes from Sphaeramia orbicularis chromosome 18, fSphaOr1.1, whole genome shotgun sequence and encodes:
- the LOC115438954 gene encoding uncharacterized protein DDB_G0292642-like — protein: MEDQGKSYDPLDTTLTFVNRKNDLDPVASDDNDSSLKAQMSCGHAVTPDVLTDVCRHQLNQGNYKFKCPAVVEEHPTIRLCNSPWSYQEVRRLADLSVEEMQYFEENIARLAAAEYCEIQTCPQCKTSVERKDLSNLCVRCTICTSEQKKIYDFCWQCRRKWKGPGPRSDRCDNHGCNNQDLQLLRTCQMTDLPQVRGVGAVPSIRACPTCGQTVEHDKTGCKNITCPRCQVEFCFVCLKVTPKCLETSTHFMPCSDGVAPRQTSIPVWHRK